The sequence gaaagaggcaagaaaaatgaaggaacCTGCCCGAGATCACATAGCTTCTAAGTGGCTGTCCTATGAACCCAGACAGTCTAGTTCCAGAGTCTGGGCTCTGAAACTTTATGATATGTGGTCTCCTTCAGAACATTAGGAAGAAGAGGTGAGAGAGAAGCCCGAGAGGTGGTTCAGGCACATTACTGCCTCTGCTGACAATCCGATCTGATGGGACAGGTAAATAAAAGCTCACTCTTCTATGTACATACAAGCAAAAGACTAAAACTGCTTGGCCATGTGTCAAAACTTGACACGCAGGTGAGAATAAGAGTGATACATTATTTGTCCTTCCATTCTCTCAGAAAAATACCTTCTATGTTTTTTCTTAGGATGAAAAAGTAATGTATGCTCATTGCAGAAAGGTTGAAAAGTGTGGGggtaattttaaaactctaaacACTCTCAAAATTCTATTTATCAACAACTTCTTCTTGAGAGTCTATGtcaagaatcaattctttggtcagCCTGGAAATCAATGAGTACAGTGGCTGCCATTTcagccaccaccaccaatatAACAGGTTACAAAAGGTCCAGGATGACGTGTGTGATATGTAGAGGAACATACGTTGATAATTTGTAAAATGTTGAGACATAAACATGACAGTTCCTCTAGAAATtatttttgagtaattttttaTATGTTACCCAAATAATCTTTTGTTCTTGAGcaataaattctttattttaatagagTTTAACCCTGGGTCACCCAGAAAAATCTTATCCACACAGCTTTTTAGTAGGTGCATGCTGCCCTATAACTCAAAATAATTGATAGCCTCAAACCccagctttaaaaaatttcatattttctctaaaattatcttttttgtaCTTATGCTTctttgttatggactgaattgtatgCCCCCAAATTCACATGCTGAAGTCCTAATCCCTAATGTGATAACATTTGGAGAGAGGGCCTTTAgagaggtaattaaggtaaaatgaagcTGTAAGGACGTGGCTCTCGTCCAATAGAATTGGtgaccttataagaagaggaagagatgctAGGAGTGCATGCACACAGAGGAAAGTTCCTGTGAGGACACAACCGAAAAGCGGCTGTCCACAAGCCAGGAGGCAGCTCTCGCCAGAAACCGACCCTGACAGCACCTTGACGTTGGacctgcagcctccagaactgtgagacagtaaaCTTCTGTTGTCAGCCCactcagtttatggtattttgtcaTGGCAGTCCAAGCAGATGAATACACTTTCAcataataatggaaaataaaccgGTTCAAGAGCCTGTCCATCCCTGTCTAACTCACCCACGATGTAGGACGCAGGGTCGAACTGGTCCCTGGGGCTAGCCAGGGTGGGAATGAGCCACGTCAGCGCCGCACTCTTCTCACAGTACTGGTCCTGGATAAAACCTCTGATCTGAGCATAGTAGGGCTTTCCATCTTGTTCATCAATTACAGAAACAACATCTCCAATCTGGTAATAGACTCCCTGGGAGAAACAGAAGATAAGGCcaatttaaaataacagaaaaacactACAGGTACGAATGGAAACTTCCTTAATATGAAAGCAACAATTTTCCAAGTGGTCAAGAGGTCTTTGAGATGGTCTAATGCGCTGACATTTATATGGTCGTGACTGACGCCAGTTCTAAagctgtttcttctttctgtctttggctgtgctgggtttctgCTGCTGGGCACTCTTCACTGGGGCCTgtggctttctccagctgtggtgcacaggccccCCTGTAGCAGCACAGGGCTCCTTGTGGTggcgcgtgggctcagcagctgcaccACGTGGGCTCTCTAATTGTGGCTCACTGGCTTAGCTGCCCCTCGGTGTATGGCATCTTATTTCTCCGATCAGGGATCAACCCgagtcccttgcactggaaggcagattctcaaccaatgaaccaccagggaagtccctaaagtcgtttcatttttgaatgaaaaaaagttCACATACACATGATGACCTGCAGCTGGAGAAAACATCTGTTTATAAACGTAATTTTATACCACAGTAGTACGATCCCTATATTTTTCCAGCAGAGCCACTGCACTGGACAAAGTTAAGAGACTTGCTGAAAGCTACCTAAGGCAGCACTGCAGCTGAGGCTCCTGTGTCAGCCAGAGTCCACCTCTGTACGGTCTTGAAAAACAGTGCTTTTATCAAAACAACGTCACCTCTCTCTCCCTGACCACGGACTTCCAGGAGCAGCCAGTCCCCACTACTGCCCTTCTCCTTTCACTTCTTAAAGGCTTGTGTGAACCTCTCTGCCTGCTCCCATCTCCCTATCAGTCTCCATCCTCTATTTGTCCAAATTGCTCCTCTACCTTCTTAGCCTTCAATGTCATCAGGTTGACTAGGATGGCTCGTTGCCCTGGCTCCACACCACACATTTGTATTGAAAAAACAATTCCCACaatctacattaaaaaatacttaagattCTCATATAATATTTCAATAGGCAACTTCCTCTCCCAACTCAGCTCTGGATGTTTTATGATAGCTATGTATGGGGAAAAAGAGcttagaaaggaacaaaaaacatAATCACACCTTATACAGAGTAGTAAAGACCTTTAGACTAACCCAGTATTTCAGTACCACATTAtgccttccaggtggctcaggggtaaagaatccacctgcaatgccggagatgaaggttcagtcccgggttgggaagacccatTAGAGGAacaaatagcaaaccactccagtattcttgccttggaaatctcatgggcagaggagcgtggcaggttaccgtccatggggtcacaaaagagttggataagtgactaaaacacacaaaaaaaacacaaTAGATTCAAATCTTCCTTCAATAACTATGGTGCTCACCTTGTAGAAGATTGATTCTGCAGTGATTATGGTGGAAACAGACTCAGGAGCTTTGATGGGCTatgaaaaaacagaagtaaacataTTAGCACattcatagtgtgtgtgtgtgtgtgtagtgtatatgtgtgtgtgtgtagtgtgtataGGCATTTTTCCAGCCACACATGAGTTCTATAATCTGAGAAATACTAAAGTTGTTTGGTCACAAGAActgcagtgttaaaaaaaaaatcttctgaacATTGCGGCAAAGCATGGTCTGAACATTTCTGCTGTTATTTCCGTTACCTTTAGCTTAAAAATTGCTGAGACTCAAAGGACAAGCTCCTGATTATGTGGCTGAGACCTAACAGAACCCTTCTCAGAGCTTTACTGCACATAACaatctagtttaaaaaattatctgtggCTTTAAAGGCCTGAGCATGACAGAGGTGGAAATAACAAACAAGTCTCCTCAAAGACATTTTCCATTTCAACTTAACTATAGCTATGATAATATCATCAGAACTAGTTTTCTAACAAATCTGAACCAAGGCCAAAGGAAGCTTTCTTGGGAGTGGCTAGTAATTTGCCACCACTCAATCATCATCAAAATTCCTTCTTAAGCTGTAATACACACTTTTATGCCACAACACAGTAACTAGGCCTTCCCAAATATGTCTTGGTATCATCCTTGAAGAAAGTGGTTGCCAGAGAAATTGATATTAAAGTACTTTCAGAAAACATATTCCACCACACTTAAGAGGAAAAAGGTATTTAAGTGTGTACAACTATAGTCAAGTATTCACATATTTTGTCTAGTCAATAAtcacattttagaaaacaaattcattaaaATCCTAAATAAATTAGAAGCAACTACTCTCAAGAAAAAGAATCCACAATCTGCACAAGAATATAATGCAAGGCCTCTctgagttttttaaatgaatacacCCAACTTCAGAAAATGTCTTTACTGGTGAATAAAGCATTTCTGTTCTGAAAGCAGAATATCAtactgaggtttaaaaaaaaaaaccaaaaaacagtaTCTAATGCTTTGCCCATTGTGTCTGACCACTGTCTCTTGTAtttacaaaaccaaaaataagctTTCAGTTATTTCAACACAAATCTTTCAACGAtctattttcttataaaagaagagataaagaagatttagCAAAACTTTTGATTCATATTCATCAAGTTGATCATTATAAATCAGTAAGAAACATTTTTCTAGGGCCATATAACAAGCAAATATGGAACTGAATGAATTCCAGTGTTACTATTTACTTAGagctttatggaaaaaaaaataccatgccCACACCAAGAACTGTAACTGTATCTCATCCTTTGCACAGAGAACCCAATAAAATGTGTTCAAGATTTAGGTTCCTTTTAGAATCATGTATTATGttccccccccggggggggggggggggtgactaAAACAAGGAAAAGAGGATATTGTTAACTTTATAAAACAATAAGCCTCCTAAAAGAGTTCCTTCCCTTTCTGAAAGCCTGGATCAGTCCCCAGAAGGCTACAGAAGGTCTGCCAAGAGCAGAGTCCAAGTTCAATGGTGAGAGATGAAGGCGGTGGTTGGTCACACTACACACAATGCCACAATTACAGTACAAGACACTGTCCACAATcatcttacattttttaatttaaaaatatgtcttctcCCTTTCCCTTTAGTGGAAACTTTCTTTTCAGCAGCTGGAGCAGATTTGTATTTAGTGTTTCTGAGCCGAGCGGACCTCCTGTGAATTTCCTGCTTACTCTGTTAcataaacaaagaacaaaaaaaagagaaataaaaagtgtaGAAAGGTTGCTGTCCTGATACCATCATCTTACAAGGATCCCAGAGTATGCACTTTAAacgaacatttaaaaataaattaagagtgCAACTGTTCTTTTCGTGCTGGGTAATAATCAAACGAACCGGCTTAATTTAAATAGGGAGAGCCACAGGCAAACATCTCCAGAGACTCCAAAAAAGGTGTGAACTACTTGTAAAAGGGCAACGGGCAGCAAGAGTTGTCACAGTATATGCCAAGGTAAGAACCATTCATCGGTTGCGTTTATAACACAAAAGTCCTTAAAAACTCAACTCTCCTAAGCCAGAGAATGGGTGTGGTATGCCACCTCCTGCAATGGAATACTTACGTTACCACTGAAAATGACCTGATAATCTTGATAAAATGACATTATGACAAAGTAAACTTTATTAACAGGGAAAGAGGTCCAGTAGCCGTGACCCTGCAGACATCCCTGTGTAAACGTAGGTACCCTGAGATGTCCGGCTGCTACCCAAAGTATCACACAGGAGGGCCTTCTGAGgggtttttccttttctgcttctctAGACTTGAAACGTCTCAGAAGAAAAGGCGCTGAGAAGGGGCCACACCAAACGACGGCCTCGTCGTCGCGGACGGGAGGGGGCGGCTCGGCCCAGTCAGGGCGCGGCCGAGCCGGGAGGGCGCCGCCCGCcccgcgccgcgccgcgccgGCCTCCGCCCGCGGGAGGGGCCGCAGGGGCTCACCTGCttgccgcccccgcccccgttGCTCTGCGGAGGGGCGGCCGAGGTGCTGGCGAAAGTCGTGGCGCCGaagccgcccccgccgccgccgccgccgccgccccctgCGCCGCCGGCCGCCCCTGGGCAGGAGCCGCCGCCGCCTGCGCCGCCCCGGCCTGTGCAGAGGTGGCAGAGGATCTCCCCCTGCGCACCCTTCTTCCACATGGAGGACGACGTGGTCTTGCAGACGCTGCAAGTGGGCTTCAGGCCCAGCGGCATGGTGGCCGGCTCGGGCGGCCCCCGCGGGCGCAACGACACGGGAATGGCGACCGCCGGCCTCGGCGGCCCGCGGGCCGGCCCGCCactcccacagacagaagagcggCGCGGGCGCGGCGCCGAGCTGCCCAAGCTGGGACCGGGCCGCGGCCGCCGCCCCCTGGAGGCAGGAAGCCGGTTCCGCCCGCTCCGCAGCCAGCTCCAGGCTCCGGCAGCCAGAGGCGCcaggaggcggggcgggggcggggcgggacggggtggggcctgggaggaCAGCCTGGCCTTGGCCTTAGGCGTCTGGTgatgggcggggcggggcggggcggggcctgagaAGACAGCCTTACCTCGGCCTTAGGAGGCTTCCGGTTATGGGCGGGGCCGCACACTGGCCGCCCCCCCTGACCGGAAGTGCCTTGCCGGGAATTACTGGAGCTGCGGGGAGCTTTAGGAGCTTTTCGGCCTTTTAGGCCTACGATTGGCTTATAAAATACAGGACGCCTAAGTGAATCTAAATTCCAGATAAGCAACTAATAACTTACTAACGCCAATGTATCCCATGCAATGTTCGTTGTTTATctgaattcaaatttaactgggcagcctgtatttttaattttccaagtcCAGCACTCCTACTTAGGACCCCTTTACactctttaaaattataatttacacCCCCAAATACTTTTGCTTATAAGGGACATTTGAGTATTAGGAGTTGGAACATATTTTAAAGCCCTGGAGACCACGTTCACTGGCCCTCGAGTGGCCGTGTCATCTTGAGTTCCATAGCCTCTGAGCATTAGACCCGGGAGATAGTGATGGTTTGGCATTGTTGGGAGGCAGATTTGGCCCTGGGAACTTCCAGAAAGAGTCTTGGGTCCTCCCTGGACCGCACTTGGGAACAGCTGGCCTAGGACAAGGGCATCATGAGAATCCAGCCTTCCCAATTAATGCCGCTGGCCAGTACCAGCCTGGCCAGGGAAACGAGTCTCCACCCAGCCCCTCTCAGTGGAGCGGTGGTTGCCTACCTGTCTTCGCAATCCTGGGTTTCCTAGGCTTGAAGCTCTCTCACACATCTTGATGAATATGTTGGTGGAGGGgttgaggaggaagaaaaaaactcTACTGACTGCCTTATCAAGTTGTGAAACTGCATTTAGGGCTTCTGCCAATTGCGATTTAAGATATTATCCCTATTTTCCTCTTAACTGATGATCAACAGAGGGACTGTGATTTGGCCTGGATGCCCCGGCGGACACTGGTCTTGGAAGCACATCCGGACAGGGCTCTACGCAGCCCTGTCCTAAATTGTGGCTCTGGTCCTCCTCGCTCTGAGTCTAGGGTTCCCCAATAGAACCACAAAAAAGTAACTACTTTTCAGGCTGTTACGGGCTGTAAGAGCAGTTGTGAAAGTGGCTAAGGAGAACAGGTACACAGTGTGGTCTCTCACTGTAGAAGGATGCACTCTGTGAGAGGCATCTAGGTATTAAATTCTGTGCTCCTAATATATCTCTCCTGCTGATACACCTGTTTTCACACCTCCTCCTGTGAGATTACTGCCTCTCACTCACAGAAAACTTTGGCCCCTGGCTCACCAGCTTCCTCTCCAGAGACACCATCCTGGTTGGGGCCCACATCCACATGTATAACCATTCAATGTCCTCTTTTCTTCATTCCTCCTCATTTCAACATCTCCATTTCCTGTCCTTGTAAGCTCCCATAGCTCCTCGTTACACCCTCTACCCTTCTGAGATCATCAGAAAGAACCACATTTCTTCCttggtttttaaaacaaatttttacaaCCTTTTAAAATTAGGTGTAATACACATACTGTAAAGTATCCAATGCATCTATATACAGCTTATCACAAAGTCACCGCACTGGGCCAACCAAATCCAGAAATAGAACATTAGCCCCTCACCTGCTCTTTATCCAGAGATCACCACTATACTGACTTCTGACACTGTAGATTTTGTGGCTTCCCTTTGTCAGGGTAAGGAAGGTCCCATCTATTCCTGTTTTCATCATGCATGTGTAGAATTTTATCCAACAGCTTTCTGTGTGAGATGATCATAatgctctttctcctttttaaaaaattacctacttttcctctgctgggtctttgctgctgcacgtggcctttctctggttgtggagagcGGGGGCCGCTCTCCAGCTGCGGTGCTTGGGCTCCTCATTgcccagtggcttctctcgtcACAGAGCGCAGGCTCGAGAgttctcaggcttcagtagttgcagcgggTGGACTCGGCAGCtgcggctcgtgggctctagagcttgggctcagtagtcgtggtacatgggcttagctgcctgtgggatcttcctgggccaggtaTCGAACCCGTGTCACtggtattggcaggcagatttttatccactgtaccaccaggcaagtcctgctttttcttccttgtctGTTAATAATGTGAATTcaggtttctgaatgttaaattAATATTGCCACTAATGGATTGAATCCAACTTGGTTATCGTGTACTGGTTCTTTTCACATATTGCTGGATTACTTTactaatattttaagatttttttgtatctatgttcatgagtggggcttataattttcctttcttgtaatatCTTTTTCAGGCTTTGGCATCAAGATCATGTCAGCCAAAGAaaggactttggattttattctcagTGAGATGGGAAACCATTCAAAgctcttctattaatatttactgatATGAAAAGATTTCAGATATAATGAAGAGGTGAAAAAGCAATTTATAGAACAGTGCATAGAACATGATCACTGTATGTAAATTAAATATCTATGTACGTGGTGTGTACCCTTTTTAGTTATTCAGCAAAAAAATTGTTGCTAATCGATACACAGATGGTGAGACAGgcttatacttttctttttgcaCCTTTTTTTctaacagctttatttatttgtacAAAACAGTTtacccttttaaagtatacaattcagtggtttttaatatattcacagatttgtacaactatcaccactatctaattttagaacattttcatcactccagatAGAAACTCTCCATTAAGTAACCATTAAGTAGTCAAAGGGTTAAAGTCAAATCTCCCCCAACCACTAATCTCCTTTCTTTCCctatgaatttgcctgttctggacattttgtgtaaatggaattatataatatgtagccttttgtTTGCACCTGtttatcatttgaaatatttcttaccACATTATGTgttacttttacttttaaaaagaggggaaagtatcaaaaggaaaagaaggaaattggTGGTTTCTTGGTCCTAAAAATCCTCTGCCAGCTGGAGGTGGTAGGTCACAGCAGACAGTATCTAGTCAAGGACTGGCAAGCAGACACCTCTCAGCATCTCAGTCCCTTGTCTGTAAATTGGGAAGGGTATCACCCACCCCAGGGCTGCATCAAGATTTGATCAATTATCACACCGGGCACAAAGTTCTCAGTCAAAACATAGGGCTTCTCTTCTGAGCAGCAAAGCTATAGTGTCACAAAGCTCCTATGCAGATGTCCTGGAGTGTTAACAGAACAGACCAGTGTGCTGCAAGGATAAATAGGACTATGTGATGGGtagggggaagggggtggggtcaAGTTGGGAGGTGAGAGAAAGGGGCGGGAGAGAAGGATTCAGGAAGACACTGTCAGTGAAGGCTCGGACCCAGTCCTGCTCCCTCATGGCACCTCAGCAAGAGCTGGAGCCACCACCGGCCAGGCCAGGGCTCCCTGAGGTGCCATGGGAGATCTCAGATCGACAGGAGAGAGAGAGTCCTAGCTTGGACCCAGGGGAAAGAGATGATTTGCTGCCTATGGGGATGTCTGAGAATATTCTGCAGGtgcagtgtgtctgtgtgtatgtatgtttgtgagtGTGCAAGCTGTGAACACAAAAATGAATACCTCCCAAGGTCTTAACATTCACACTATGCGAAAGAAATAAAGCTGAGCTCCCCAGGGATTATCATTGTCAACATGCAGTCTAATTTGCATATTTAGGTGCTGCGTGCTTCATTaattaaagctttttttaaaaaatgcataaaatatatccCAGGGCCTGTTTCAAAGAGATGCTGTTCACCACATCTTGTATCTTGGTTCTGCTTGGACGGCAGAGTTCCTTGTCCAACCACACCCTCGTCCCGCATACCTCAAGGGCACCCAGCCACTGAGTCTCCTTTACCTGCCTGTCGAATGGATAACGAGAGAGCACACCTCATGGGTTAAAGGGAGGATTCAGTGAGTTAGCACAAGTGAGGTGTTAGCAGCTCTTCAACCTGGTCACTACTTGATATAATGCCAATCCTAAGGCTAATAAGACAGGAGGAGGCATTCTTTTGACAAGGCTGGTCAAATGTATACCCCTCTCCCCCAACTACAATCTTGGAAAAAGTGTAATTAACTCAAGTTGCCTATTAACATTGACAGACTAGAGAAAGAAAGCGTGTGGACTGGGCAGGGTGAGACCTATGGAAGTGCAAGAAGACAGAGAGGGCCAGGGCAGGTATTCCTGCTGACCTCATCTTCTATCCTCAGGAGGGGCATCATGGCAGCCCTGTGTCCCACTGCAGTCACACATTCTGTGCAAATAACCCAGAACTTACTTTCTGTTTCGTGTGCGTGGCCCCATGGTTCCCATGCCAATGCCTCGGTTCAGGGTGTTCTCCTTACCTGGAATATGTTCGCTCTCAAGGCGTCATAAGGACCCTATCCATCTTTGCAGAATCAGCTCAGGCATCACTTGGTCCAGGAAACCTCATGCCAGGAGTCGCAGCCCTCCCCGGCCCCTGCCAAACTAAGCAGCTGCTCCTTGCTGTGCCTTCTCCCTCCTTTTACCTTAGGGGGCCCCTCCGTACCCTCGTCTCTCCCGCTACACTAGGAGCACGTTGAGGAAAGGAAGTTTGCCGTTTTCCTCTCTGTGTTTCTTCTACCTCCCCACATCTtgcattgtttgttgttgttgtttaatcactgagtcacgtccgatgctttgcgacctcacggactgcagcccaccaggctcctctgtccgtgagacttcccaggcaagaataccagagtgggttgccatctcctcctccagggggccttcctgacccagggattgaacccacgtctcctgcattggcaggcgggttcttcaccaccgaaccaccagggaagcctcagtagGTAGGCATCAGTTAGCAGTCTAGTGTGTGTGGGTTCATAGATCAGTCAGCCTTTCCTCGGCTGAATGAACAGTGCCTGCCCCATTCCCCTCCTCACTGCCCCAGCTCATCACCTGACTTCTCTCACCAACCAGCCTGCATCGGGcctccctgcctggctcctccctGGCCTGCAGCCTGAGCAGGCATCCCCCTGCACCACAGTGGGCACTCAAGTTGCCTATTAACGTCATCGCCCACCATCCAGCACTGGCTGGATCACAAACACGTCTTCCTTATCTGAAATAACCATGCGGGATCCCTGGTGGAGCTTCCTAAGCCTCCTCCTCCTGTTTGGGAAATGGTGATGATGTGGTGAGGATACCTTGTCCTCCGGTTGCCTCTGCTAAGGCCTTGGGACCCTCCTTGACACGGAATTGGCTTGGAGATGGCGGAACAGGCCTCCCTGAGACTCAGCACCGAGTGCCTTGGCCATGAGCGGCCACCAAGGGCCCAGCAGAGGGACCAGACTCAGACCCCCTCTCCCGGGCAGCGGGGGTCCCGGCCCACCCCATCCTCCAACTGTCACTCCCCTAACTGCCACTCAGAACTTCGCTTCTCAGTACCCGCGCCTGTGCCGACCTGTCCTTCGAGTGACTGCTGGCTTAGCAGCCAACACAGC is a genomic window of Odocoileus virginianus isolate 20LAN1187 ecotype Illinois chromosome 1, Ovbor_1.2, whole genome shotgun sequence containing:
- the GATAD1 gene encoding GATA zinc finger domain-containing protein 1 isoform X3, translating into MPLGLKPTCSVCKTTSSSMWKKGAQGEILCHLCTGRGGAGGGGSCPGAAGGAGGGGGGGGGGGFGATTFASTSAAPPQSNGGGGGKQPIKAPESVSTIITAESIFYKGVYYQIGDVVSVIDEQDGKPYYAQIRGFIQDQYCEKSAALTWLIPTLASPRDQFDPASYIVGPEEDLPRKMEYLEFVCHAPSEYFKSRSSPFPTVPTRPEKGYIWTHVGPTPAITIKETVANHL
- the GATAD1 gene encoding GATA zinc finger domain-containing protein 1 isoform X2 → MPLGLKPTCSVCKTTSSSMWKKGAQGEILCHLCTGRGGAGGGGSCPGAAGGAGGGGGGGGGGGFGATTFASTSAAPPQSNGGGGGKQSKQEIHRRSARLRNTKYKSAPAAEKKVSTKGKGRRHIFKLKNPIKAPESVSTIITAESIFYKGVYYQIGDVVSVIDEQDGKPYYAQIRGFIQDQYCEKSAALTWLIPTLASPRDQFDPASYIVANTSGCCYSQYRSVFSPIMEGLC
- the GATAD1 gene encoding GATA zinc finger domain-containing protein 1 isoform X1 → MPLGLKPTCSVCKTTSSSMWKKGAQGEILCHLCTGRGGAGGGGSCPGAAGGAGGGGGGGGGGGFGATTFASTSAAPPQSNGGGGGKQSKQEIHRRSARLRNTKYKSAPAAEKKVSTKGKGRRHIFKLKNPIKAPESVSTIITAESIFYKGVYYQIGDVVSVIDEQDGKPYYAQIRGFIQDQYCEKSAALTWLIPTLASPRDQFDPASYIVGPEEDLPRKMEYLEFVCHAPSEYFKSRSSPFPTVPTRPEKGYIWTHVGPTPAITIKETVANHL